The following proteins come from a genomic window of Blastococcus sp. HT6-30:
- the lepB gene encoding signal peptidase I, translated as MPTTARSSPDHRSPRHRGPCRPGGDAAGTPSREDVAHPRRVRRPDADPVAKRVVAFGGESVAIEDGTPVVDGVTICEPWSDPAHLDGVWFGPVEVPDGSVFLLGDQRDGSIDSRVFGPVGEDGITGVVVAGAWPLPRTLPTTPC; from the coding sequence ATGCCGACGACCGCCCGTTCCTCACCCGATCACCGGTCGCCCCGGCATCGGGGCCCCTGCCGCCCTGGCGGAGATGCCGCCGGAACCCCCTCACGAGAGGACGTTGCGCACCCGCGCCGGGTCCGGCGCCCGGACGCCGATCCGGTGGCCAAGCGGGTCGTCGCCTTCGGCGGGGAGTCCGTCGCCATCGAGGACGGCACTCCGGTGGTGGACGGCGTGACGATCTGCGAGCCCTGGAGCGACCCGGCGCACCTCGACGGCGTCTGGTTCGGGCCGGTCGAGGTCCCCGACGGCTCGGTGTTCCTGCTCGGCGACCAGCGGGACGGGTCCATCGACTCCCGCGTCTTCGGACCGGTCGGCGAGGACGGGATCACCGGCGTGGTCGTCGCCGGAGCGTGGCCGCTGCCGCGCACGCTGCCCACCACACCGTGCTGA